Proteins from one Microtus pennsylvanicus isolate mMicPen1 chromosome 7, mMicPen1.hap1, whole genome shotgun sequence genomic window:
- the LOC142853574 gene encoding olfactory receptor 2B11-like has protein sequence MTIINESHPEEFILLGFADRPWLELPLFIILLVTYPLAMLGNIAIILVSMLDPHLHSPMYFFLTNLSFLDMCYTTSIVPQMLTNLGGSTKTISYMRCVVQLYFFHTMGGTECVLLALMSFDRYVAICKPLHYTLVMNQRTCLLLVSTVWLTGITYAVSEATVTLQLPLCGHNKLDHLLCEIPVLIKTACGEKETNELALSVVCIFFLAVPLCLILASYACIGHAVLKIKSSEGRKKAFGTCSSHLIVVLLFYGPAISMYLQPPSSITKDQPKFMALFYGVVTPTLNPFIYTLRNKDVKGALSKLSRYIFSPKRNFVDIKQNS, from the coding sequence ATGACAATCATCAATGAAAGTCACCCAGAAGAATTCATTCTGCTTGGCTTTGCAGATCGTCCCTGGCTGGAACTCCCTCTCTTCATCATTCTACTGGTAACATATCCACTGGCCATGTTGGGAAACATTGCCATCATTCTGGTGTCCATGTTAGACCCCCATCTCCACAGtcccatgtatttcttcctcacCAACCTCTCCTTTCTggacatgtgctacaccacaagCATTGTGCCTCAGATGCTAACCAACCTTGGAGGATCAACAAAGACCATCAGCTACATGAGGTGTGTAGTACAGCTTTATTTCTTCCACACAATGGGGGGCACAGAGTGTGTCCTCCTGGCTCTTATGTCCTTTGACCGCTATGTTGCCATCTGCAAACCTCTGCACTACACCCTTGTCATGAATCAGCGTACCTGCCTCCTGTTAGTGTCCACTGTGTGGCTAACAGGAATTACCTATGCTGTCTCAGAGGCCACTGTGACACTGCAATTGCCACTGTGTGGACACAATAAACTGGATCACTTGTTATGTGAGATTCCAGTTCTGATAAAAACTGCCTGTGGTGAAAAGGAGACTAATGAGCTTGCTCTCTCTGTGGTATGCATATTTTTCTTAGCTGTTCCCTTATGCTTAATTCTTGCCTCCTATGCTTGTATTGGACATGCTGTGCTTAAAATCAAGTCTtcagagggaaggaaaaaggccTTTGGGACATGCTCCTCTCATCTCATAGTAGTTCTCTTATTCTACGGCCCAGCCATTAGCATGTATCTTCAGCCACCCTCCTCTATTACAAAAGACCAACCCAAATTCATGGCTCTTTTCTATGGAGTAGTAACTCCTACTCTGAACCCTTTCATCTATACCCTAAGGAATAAAGATGTAAAGGGAGCTTTAAGTAAGCTATCCAGATATATTTTTAGTCCAAAGAGAAATTTTGTAGACATCAAACAAAATAGTTGA